A window of the Scandinavium goeteborgense genome harbors these coding sequences:
- a CDS encoding VirK/YbjX family protein has product MSLNAELSYSEQLNPKTGWQLFRLLSSGQLMPGLAWKNPAYRRKFMLRSLATPFSTAALLSRLAEQPQLLDMLHVQPGLPCRLHRPWLSMNMPRQNATEALIAHYQIMAQYLPVQVMNAWLSRRGVTLASLTGRDEQTFHIRLLSDAFLDKEGEATLVFTDADNTVLAELTFTLCPFDGKRTLYIGGMQGAKSHVPHELIQAATKSCNGLFPKRLLVEAAMVLGQKMDVEMIRAVSNETHIYRSVRYRRKKQDKLHADYNSFWASLGGNVDDNGDYLLPLTLPRKPMEEIASKKRSEYRRRYELLDGLQMQTAGVCQR; this is encoded by the coding sequence ATGTCACTCAACGCAGAACTTTCTTATTCAGAGCAACTGAACCCCAAAACTGGCTGGCAGCTGTTTCGGTTATTGAGCAGCGGGCAACTGATGCCGGGTCTGGCCTGGAAAAACCCGGCCTATCGCCGCAAGTTTATGCTGCGTTCGCTGGCGACGCCATTCAGCACTGCCGCGCTGTTATCGCGCCTTGCAGAACAGCCTCAATTGCTCGACATGCTGCACGTGCAGCCGGGCCTGCCGTGTCGTTTGCACCGTCCATGGCTGTCGATGAACATGCCGCGCCAGAATGCCACCGAGGCGCTGATTGCCCATTATCAGATTATGGCTCAGTACCTGCCGGTTCAGGTGATGAATGCCTGGCTCAGCCGCCGGGGCGTGACGCTCGCCAGCCTCACCGGACGCGACGAACAGACGTTCCATATCCGTCTACTCTCGGACGCATTTCTCGACAAAGAAGGTGAAGCCACGTTGGTATTTACCGATGCCGACAACACCGTATTGGCAGAATTGACCTTTACGCTGTGCCCGTTTGACGGCAAGCGGACGCTGTATATTGGTGGCATGCAGGGCGCGAAATCACACGTGCCGCACGAGCTGATTCAGGCCGCCACCAAATCGTGCAACGGCCTGTTCCCGAAACGCCTGCTGGTCGAAGCGGCGATGGTCCTCGGCCAGAAAATGGACGTGGAAATGATTCGCGCGGTGAGCAATGAAACGCACATCTACCGCAGCGTGCGCTATCGCCGGAAAAAACAGGACAAGCTGCACGCGGATTACAACAGCTTCTGGGCATCGCTCGGCGGGAATGTCGACGATAACGGCGACTATCTGCTGCCGCTGACCCTACCGCGCAAACCGATGGAAGAAATTGCCAGCAAGAAGCGTTCCGAATATCGCCGTCGTTATGAACTGCTCGACGGCCTGCAGATGCAGACCGCCGGAGTGTGTCAGCGCTAA
- the poxB gene encoding ubiquinone-dependent pyruvate dehydrogenase produces the protein MKQTVAAYIAKTFEQAGVKRIWGVTGDSLNGLSDSLNKMGTIEWMPTRHEEVAAFAAGAEAQLTGELAVCAGSCGPGNLHLINGLFDCHRNHVPVVAIAAHIPSSEIGSGYFQETHPQELFRECSHYCELVSSPEQIPQVLAIAMRKAILNRGVSVVVLPGDVALKPAPESASTHWYHAPQPVVVPEMEELRKLAQLLRYSSNIALLCGSGCAGAHKELLEFAGKLKSPIVHAMRGKEHVEYDNPYDVGMTGLIGFSSGFHTMMNADTLVLLGTQFPYRPFYPADAKIIQIDINPASIGAHSKVDMALIGDIKATLATLTPLLEEKTDRAFLDKALEHYRDARKGLDDLAKPSEKAIHPQYLAQQISHFADDDAIFTCDVGTPTVWAARYLKMNGKRRLLGSFNHGSMANAMPQALGAKATLPDRQVVAMCGDGGFSMLMGDFLSVAQLKLPLKIVVFNNSVLGFVAMEMKAGGYMTDGTDLHDTNFANIAEACGITGIRVEKSADLDEALQRAFSIDGPVLVDVVVAKDELAIPPQIKLEQAKGFSLYMLRAIISGRGDEVIELAKTNWLR, from the coding sequence ATGAAACAAACCGTTGCGGCCTATATCGCAAAAACTTTTGAACAAGCCGGGGTAAAACGAATCTGGGGTGTCACCGGAGACTCCCTCAACGGGCTCAGTGACAGCCTTAACAAAATGGGCACCATCGAATGGATGCCCACGCGCCACGAAGAGGTGGCCGCGTTTGCTGCGGGTGCCGAAGCCCAGCTCACCGGCGAACTGGCAGTCTGCGCCGGTTCCTGCGGGCCTGGCAACCTGCATCTGATTAACGGTCTGTTTGACTGCCACCGCAATCACGTCCCGGTGGTCGCCATCGCCGCGCACATTCCGTCGAGCGAAATCGGCAGCGGTTATTTCCAGGAAACCCATCCGCAGGAGCTGTTCCGCGAATGCAGTCACTATTGTGAACTGGTCTCTTCCCCCGAACAGATCCCACAGGTGCTGGCGATCGCGATGCGCAAAGCGATACTTAACCGTGGCGTTTCGGTAGTGGTGTTACCCGGCGACGTGGCGTTGAAACCCGCCCCGGAAAGCGCCAGCACCCATTGGTATCACGCCCCGCAGCCGGTGGTGGTGCCGGAAATGGAAGAGCTGCGTAAGCTCGCGCAACTGCTGCGCTACTCCAGCAACATCGCGTTATTGTGCGGCAGCGGGTGCGCCGGAGCGCATAAAGAGCTGCTGGAGTTTGCCGGCAAGCTGAAATCGCCGATTGTCCACGCCATGCGCGGCAAAGAGCACGTTGAATACGATAACCCGTACGACGTCGGGATGACTGGGCTGATCGGTTTCTCATCCGGTTTCCACACCATGATGAACGCCGACACGCTGGTGCTGCTCGGCACCCAGTTCCCGTATCGCCCGTTCTACCCGGCCGATGCCAAAATTATTCAGATAGACATTAACCCAGCCAGCATTGGCGCACACAGCAAAGTGGACATGGCGCTGATCGGCGATATCAAAGCCACGCTCGCCACCTTGACGCCGCTGCTGGAAGAGAAAACTGACCGCGCGTTCCTCGACAAAGCGCTCGAACACTATCGCGATGCGCGTAAAGGGCTCGATGATTTAGCCAAACCGAGTGAAAAAGCCATTCACCCGCAGTATCTGGCGCAGCAAATCAGTCATTTCGCCGACGATGATGCTATTTTCACCTGCGATGTTGGCACGCCCACCGTGTGGGCTGCGCGCTACCTGAAAATGAACGGTAAGCGCCGTCTGCTCGGCTCGTTCAACCACGGCTCGATGGCCAACGCCATGCCGCAGGCGCTCGGTGCGAAAGCCACCCTGCCAGACCGACAGGTGGTCGCGATGTGCGGTGACGGCGGATTTAGCATGCTGATGGGGGATTTTCTCTCAGTGGCACAGCTCAAACTGCCGCTGAAAATCGTGGTCTTCAACAACAGCGTGCTCGGCTTCGTAGCGATGGAAATGAAGGCTGGCGGCTACATGACCGACGGCACCGATCTGCACGACACGAACTTTGCCAATATCGCTGAGGCCTGTGGTATCACCGGGATTCGCGTCGAAAAATCGGCTGATCTCGATGAAGCATTACAGCGGGCGTTCAGTATTGACGGGCCGGTGCTGGTGGACGTCGTGGTGGCGAAGGACGAACTCGCCATTCCACCGCAAATTAAGCTCGAACAGGCCAAAGGATTCAGCCTGTATATGCTGCGTGCGATCATCAGTGGGCGCGGCGATGAAGTGATCGAACTGGCGAAAACCAACTGGCTCAGGTAA
- the hcp gene encoding hydroxylamine reductase: MFCVQCEQTIRTPAGNGCAYAQGMCGKTAQTSDLQDLLIATLQGLSAWALKAREFGIISHEVDSFAPRAFFSTLTNVNFDSPRIVGYAREAIALREALKAQCLAKDASAAVDNPMADLQLVSDDLGDLQRQAEMFTPNKDKATIGDNILGLRLLCLYGLKGAAAYMEHAHVLGQYDNDIYAQYHKIMAWLGTWPADMNALLECSMEIGQMNFAVMRILDAGETNAYGHPTPTQVNVKTVAGKAILISGHDLKDLYNLLLQTEGTGVNVYTHGEMLPAHGYPELRKFKHLVGNYGSGWQNQQVEFARFPGPVVMTSNCIIDPTVGEYDHRIWTRSIVGWPNVSHLEGDDFTPVIEQAQQLAGFPYNEIEHLITVGFGRQTLLGAADTLIDLVSREKLRHIFLVGGCDGERTERSYFTDFATSVPDDCLVMTLACGKYRFNKLDFGDIEGLPRLVDAGQCNDAYSAIILAVTLAEKLGCGVNDLPLSLVLSWFEQKAIVILLTLLSLGVKNIVTGPTAPGFLTPDLLAVLNEKFGLRAITTVEQDLQQMLGA, from the coding sequence ATGTTCTGTGTGCAATGTGAACAAACCATTCGTACCCCGGCCGGTAACGGCTGCGCTTACGCCCAGGGAATGTGCGGCAAAACCGCGCAAACCTCTGACCTACAGGATTTACTGATCGCCACGCTGCAAGGGCTTTCTGCCTGGGCACTCAAAGCCCGCGAATTCGGCATCATCAGTCATGAGGTCGACAGCTTCGCTCCGCGCGCCTTTTTCTCTACGCTGACCAACGTGAATTTTGATTCACCGCGCATCGTCGGCTATGCCCGTGAGGCCATCGCCCTGCGTGAGGCGCTCAAAGCGCAGTGTCTGGCGAAAGATGCCAGTGCTGCGGTCGATAACCCGATGGCCGATTTACAGCTGGTCAGCGACGACCTTGGTGATTTACAGCGCCAGGCCGAAATGTTCACCCCGAATAAAGACAAAGCCACCATCGGGGACAACATTCTCGGCCTGCGCTTGCTGTGCCTCTACGGCCTGAAAGGCGCGGCGGCGTACATGGAACACGCCCACGTACTCGGCCAGTACGACAACGACATCTACGCGCAATACCATAAAATCATGGCCTGGCTCGGGACCTGGCCTGCGGACATGAACGCCCTGCTGGAATGTTCAATGGAAATTGGCCAGATGAACTTCGCCGTGATGCGCATTCTCGACGCCGGTGAAACCAACGCTTACGGCCATCCAACCCCCACGCAGGTCAACGTGAAAACGGTGGCGGGCAAAGCGATTCTGATTTCCGGCCACGACCTGAAAGACCTCTATAACCTGCTGCTGCAAACCGAAGGCACCGGCGTGAACGTCTATACCCACGGCGAAATGCTGCCCGCGCACGGTTACCCTGAGCTGCGCAAATTCAAGCATCTGGTCGGGAACTATGGCAGCGGCTGGCAGAACCAGCAGGTGGAGTTCGCCCGCTTCCCAGGCCCCGTGGTGATGACCTCCAACTGTATTATCGACCCCACCGTCGGAGAGTATGACCACCGCATCTGGACCCGGAGCATCGTCGGCTGGCCGAACGTCAGCCATCTTGAAGGCGATGATTTCACGCCGGTTATCGAACAGGCCCAGCAGCTGGCGGGCTTCCCGTACAACGAAATTGAACACTTGATCACCGTCGGTTTCGGCCGTCAGACTCTGCTCGGCGCGGCGGATACACTGATCGACCTGGTCAGCCGCGAAAAACTGCGTCACATTTTCCTCGTCGGCGGCTGCGACGGCGAACGTACCGAACGCAGTTACTTCACCGATTTCGCCACCAGCGTGCCGGACGACTGCCTGGTCATGACCCTCGCCTGCGGCAAATACCGTTTCAATAAGCTGGATTTCGGTGACATCGAAGGCCTGCCACGCCTGGTGGATGCGGGTCAGTGTAACGACGCTTATTCGGCAATTATTCTGGCGGTGACACTGGCGGAAAAACTCGGCTGCGGCGTGAATGACCTGCCGCTATCGCTGGTGCTCTCATGGTTCGAGCAGAAAGCGATTGTCATTCTGCTGACGCTGCTCTCTCTGGGCGTGAAAAACATCGTCACCGGGCCAACCGCGCCGGGCTTCCTGACTCCGGATTTGCTGGCTGTCCTGAACGAGAAATTTGGCCTGCGCGCCATTACCACCGTCGAGCAGGATTTACAGCAGATGCTGGGCGCATAA
- a CDS encoding DoxX family protein — MVKSLFMDRRQTRTGDDLGKLLLRLAVGGLMLFHGLHKLFHGVDGISGMLVAKGLPGFIAYGVLIGEVVAPCLIVLGILTRPAALVLALTMVVAWLMVGTGKTFALDAVGAWAIESLVYYFIGALAIVCLGAGRYALGKSE; from the coding sequence ATGGTTAAATCATTGTTCATGGATAGACGACAAACACGTACCGGGGACGATCTCGGCAAACTTCTGTTACGTCTTGCCGTCGGCGGGCTGATGCTGTTTCACGGTTTGCATAAGCTGTTCCACGGCGTGGACGGCATCAGTGGGATGCTGGTGGCGAAAGGGCTGCCGGGCTTTATTGCTTACGGCGTGCTGATTGGCGAAGTGGTGGCTCCGTGTCTGATTGTGCTGGGTATTCTGACTCGCCCGGCGGCGCTGGTTCTGGCGTTGACCATGGTGGTGGCGTGGCTGATGGTTGGTACCGGAAAAACTTTCGCGCTGGACGCAGTGGGAGCCTGGGCCATTGAAAGCCTGGTCTATTACTTCATCGGTGCGTTGGCGATTGTCTGCCTGGGGGCAGGGCGTTACGCGTTAGGGAAAAGCGAGTAA
- a CDS encoding lysine exporter LysO family protein produces MFSGLLIILVPLVAGYLIPLRHRHALQWINRLLSWIVYVILFFMGISLAFLDNLASNLLAIFHYSAVSIVVILLCNIIALLWLERTLPWRHNHQQEKLPSRIAMAMESLQLCGVVLLGFLLGLTGWPILHHATEASEYTLIFLLFLIGIQLRNNGMTLKQIVLNRRGMMVAVVVVLSSLAGGVINALILGLPIKTGLAMASGFGWYSLSGILLTESYGPVIGSAAFFNDLARELIAIMLIPGLVLRHRSTALGLCGATSMDFTLPVLQRSGGLEIVPAAIVHGFILSLLVPLLMALFSA; encoded by the coding sequence ATGTTTTCGGGATTGCTTATTATTCTTGTGCCGCTGGTGGCAGGTTACCTGATCCCCCTGCGCCATCGTCATGCGCTGCAGTGGATTAATCGTCTGCTGAGCTGGATTGTTTACGTTATTCTCTTTTTCATGGGCATCAGCCTGGCGTTTCTGGATAATCTGGCCAGTAATCTGCTGGCCATATTTCATTATTCTGCCGTCAGTATTGTGGTTATTCTGCTGTGCAATATTATTGCCCTGCTGTGGCTCGAACGCACGCTTCCCTGGCGCCACAACCATCAACAGGAAAAATTACCCTCTCGTATAGCAATGGCAATGGAGTCATTACAGCTGTGCGGCGTGGTATTACTGGGCTTTCTTCTGGGTCTTACCGGCTGGCCCATTTTGCATCACGCCACCGAAGCCAGCGAATATACCCTGATCTTCCTTTTATTCCTGATTGGTATCCAGCTTCGCAATAATGGAATGACCCTTAAGCAGATTGTACTTAATCGCCGGGGAATGATGGTCGCGGTGGTCGTGGTCCTGAGTTCACTGGCAGGCGGCGTGATTAATGCCCTTATTCTCGGTCTGCCGATAAAAACCGGCCTGGCCATGGCGTCGGGCTTCGGCTGGTATTCGCTGTCCGGTATTTTACTGACCGAATCTTATGGCCCGGTAATTGGCAGCGCCGCCTTCTTTAATGACCTGGCGCGCGAGCTTATCGCCATTATGCTGATTCCCGGCCTGGTATTACGCCACCGTTCGACGGCCCTCGGACTGTGTGGCGCCACGTCGATGGACTTTACATTGCCGGTATTACAACGTTCCGGCGGTCTGGAAATTGTGCCTGCGGCTATTGTCCACGGCTTTATTCTGAGCCTGCTGGTTCCGCTACTGATGGCGCTTTTCTCCGCGTAA
- the macA gene encoding macrolide transporter subunit MacA — translation MKLKGKGKKIYLVLAGVILLAGFWLWRTLNAPLPSYQTLIVRKGDLQQSVLATGKLDAVRKVDVGAQVSGQLKTLSVAIGDKVKKDQLLGVIDPEQAQNQIKEVEATLMELRAQRLQALAERKLAQVTYARNQQLAKTKLISQQDLDTTATDVAVKEAQIGTIDAQIKRNQATLDTAKTNLDYTRILAPMAGEVTQITTLQGQTVIAAQQAPNILTLADLRTMLVKAQVSEADVIHLKPGQKAWFTVLGDPLTRYEGTLKDILPTPEKVNDAIFYYARFEVPNPKGVLRLEMTAQVHIQLSGVNNVLSIPLSALGDATGDNRYNVRLLRNGEVKEREITLGSRNDTDVEVVKGLEEGDEVITGEGKPGAAK, via the coding sequence ATGAAGCTGAAGGGAAAGGGCAAAAAAATTTACCTGGTTCTCGCCGGGGTGATACTGCTGGCGGGGTTCTGGTTATGGCGGACGCTGAACGCGCCGTTGCCGAGCTATCAAACGCTGATTGTCCGGAAGGGCGACCTGCAACAGAGCGTGCTGGCGACCGGTAAACTGGACGCGGTGCGTAAAGTCGACGTCGGCGCGCAGGTCAGCGGCCAGCTGAAAACGCTGTCGGTCGCGATTGGCGACAAGGTGAAGAAAGATCAGCTATTGGGGGTTATCGACCCTGAGCAAGCGCAAAACCAAATCAAAGAGGTGGAAGCGACGCTGATGGAGCTGCGCGCGCAGCGCTTGCAGGCGCTGGCGGAACGCAAGCTGGCGCAGGTGACCTATGCCCGTAACCAGCAGCTGGCCAAAACTAAGCTTATTTCGCAGCAGGATTTGGACACCACCGCGACGGACGTGGCGGTAAAAGAGGCACAGATTGGCACCATTGATGCCCAAATCAAGCGCAACCAGGCGACCCTGGATACCGCCAAAACTAACCTCGATTACACCCGTATTCTGGCGCCGATGGCGGGCGAAGTGACGCAAATTACCACCCTGCAAGGCCAGACGGTGATCGCGGCCCAGCAGGCGCCCAATATTCTTACCCTGGCCGATCTCCGCACTATGCTGGTAAAAGCCCAGGTCTCTGAGGCCGACGTGATTCACCTTAAACCGGGTCAGAAAGCCTGGTTTACGGTGCTGGGCGATCCGCTGACCCGCTACGAAGGCACGCTGAAAGACATTCTGCCGACCCCGGAAAAGGTCAATGACGCCATTTTCTATTACGCGCGTTTTGAAGTGCCGAACCCGAAAGGTGTGTTGCGCCTGGAAATGACCGCCCAGGTGCATATTCAGCTTTCGGGTGTGAACAATGTGCTGAGCATTCCGCTTTCTGCGCTGGGCGATGCGACGGGCGATAACCGTTACAACGTGCGCCTGCTGCGTAACGGCGAAGTCAAAGAGCGGGAAATTACCCTCGGCTCACGCAAC
- the aqpZ gene encoding aquaporin Z, producing MFKKLAAECFGTFWLVFGGCGSAVLAAGYPELGIGFAGVALAFGLTVLTMAYAVGHISGGHFNPAVTLGLWAGGRFPTKDIVGYIVAQVIGGIIAAAVLYLVASGKTGFDAAASGFASNGYGEHSPDGYSMLSAIVIEIVLTCGFLMVIHGATDKRAPAGFAPIAIGLALTLIHLISIPVTNTSVNPARSTAVAIFQGGWALQQLWLFWVMPIIGGILGGVLYRTLLEKRD from the coding sequence ATGTTTAAAAAACTGGCTGCAGAATGTTTTGGTACATTCTGGCTTGTATTTGGTGGTTGCGGTAGCGCCGTGCTGGCGGCAGGTTACCCGGAATTAGGTATTGGTTTCGCGGGCGTTGCACTGGCATTTGGTTTAACCGTACTGACCATGGCCTATGCTGTGGGTCATATTTCTGGTGGTCACTTCAACCCGGCTGTCACTTTAGGTCTGTGGGCTGGCGGTCGTTTCCCGACTAAAGATATTGTGGGTTATATCGTTGCTCAGGTTATTGGCGGCATTATTGCAGCAGCAGTACTTTATCTGGTTGCCAGCGGTAAAACCGGCTTTGACGCTGCGGCAAGTGGCTTCGCGTCTAACGGTTACGGCGAACATTCACCGGATGGCTATTCCATGCTGTCTGCTATCGTGATTGAAATCGTTCTGACCTGTGGCTTCCTGATGGTGATTCACGGTGCAACGGATAAACGTGCTCCGGCTGGTTTCGCGCCAATCGCTATCGGTCTGGCACTGACCCTGATCCACCTGATCAGCATCCCGGTAACCAACACCTCTGTTAACCCGGCGCGTAGCACCGCGGTCGCTATCTTCCAGGGTGGTTGGGCACTGCAGCAGCTGTGGCTGTTCTGGGTAATGCCAATCATCGGCGGTATCCTCGGCGGCGTGCTGTACCGCACCCTGCTGGAAAAACGCGACTAA
- a CDS encoding ATP-dependent endonuclease: protein MLLERVEIVGFRGINRLSLMLEQNNVLIGENAWGKSSLLDALTLLLSPESELYHFVRDDFWFPPGDVQGREHHLHIILTFRELEPGRHRVRRYRPLSPCWVPSFDGYQRIHYRLEGELAEDDTVMTLRSFIDGEGHALPLHDIDARAGHLVRLMPVLRLRDARFMRRIRNGTVPNVPDVEITARQLDFLSRELVSSPQNLSDGQIRQGLSAMVQLLEHYFSEQGTADSRHRLMRRRSHDEQRSWRYLDIINRMIDKPGGRSHRVILLGLFATLLQAKGTVRLDKDARPLLLVEDPETRLHPIMLSVAWNLLNLLPLQRITTTNSGELLSMTPVEHVCRLVRDSSRVATWRLGPDGLSAEDGRRIAFHIRFNRASSLFSRCWLLVEGETETWVINELARQCGHHFDAEGIKVIEFAQSGLKPLIKFARRMGIEWHVLVDGDEAGKKYAATVRGLLNNDRELERHHLTTLPALDMEHFMYRQGFDDVYHRVAQIPDGVPMNMRRVIIKAIHRSSKPDLAIEVAMEAGRRGVDAVPGLLRKMFSRVLWLARGRAD from the coding sequence ATGCTTCTCGAAAGAGTGGAGATTGTGGGCTTTCGGGGTATCAACCGGTTATCGTTGATGCTGGAACAGAACAACGTATTAATCGGTGAGAACGCCTGGGGTAAATCCAGCCTGCTGGATGCGCTGACCTTATTGTTATCACCCGAGTCTGAGCTCTATCACTTCGTCCGCGACGATTTCTGGTTTCCTCCTGGAGACGTTCAGGGCCGCGAACACCATCTGCATATTATTCTGACCTTCCGCGAGCTGGAACCTGGTCGCCATCGCGTGCGCCGCTATCGCCCGCTATCGCCGTGTTGGGTGCCTTCGTTCGATGGTTATCAGCGCATTCACTATCGCCTCGAAGGCGAGCTGGCGGAAGATGACACGGTGATGACCCTGCGCAGCTTTATCGATGGGGAAGGCCACGCGCTGCCGCTGCACGATATTGACGCCCGGGCAGGGCATCTGGTGCGGCTGATGCCGGTGCTGCGCCTGCGCGATGCCCGATTTATGCGGCGGATCCGTAACGGCACGGTGCCCAATGTGCCTGATGTCGAAATTACCGCCCGACAACTCGATTTCCTCTCCCGGGAACTGGTGAGCAGCCCGCAAAATTTGTCCGACGGACAGATTCGCCAGGGGCTTTCGGCGATGGTGCAGCTGCTGGAACACTACTTTTCCGAACAGGGCACTGCGGATTCGCGCCATCGGCTGATGCGCCGCCGCTCCCACGACGAACAGCGCAGCTGGCGCTATCTCGACATCATCAACCGGATGATCGACAAACCGGGTGGACGCAGCCATCGGGTGATCCTGCTGGGGCTGTTTGCCACCTTATTGCAGGCCAAAGGCACGGTGCGGCTCGATAAAGACGCGCGACCGCTGCTGCTGGTGGAAGATCCGGAAACGCGGCTGCATCCAATCATGCTCTCGGTGGCGTGGAATTTGCTGAACCTGTTGCCGCTCCAGCGCATTACGACCACCAACTCCGGGGAATTACTGTCGATGACCCCGGTGGAGCACGTCTGCCGTCTGGTGCGTGACTCCTCGCGCGTCGCCACCTGGCGTCTTGGGCCGGACGGCCTGAGCGCGGAAGACGGGCGGCGCATTGCGTTTCACATTCGCTTTAACCGTGCCTCATCGCTCTTTTCCCGCTGCTGGCTGCTGGTGGAAGGCGAAACGGAAACCTGGGTTATCAACGAGCTGGCGCGCCAGTGCGGGCACCACTTTGATGCCGAAGGGATTAAAGTGATTGAGTTCGCGCAGTCAGGCCTCAAACCGCTGATTAAGTTTGCCCGGCGGATGGGCATTGAATGGCACGTGTTAGTCGACGGCGACGAAGCGGGGAAAAAGTACGCCGCCACGGTGCGCGGCCTTCTGAATAATGACCGGGAGCTTGAGCGGCATCACCTCACCACGCTTCCTGCGTTGGATATGGAACACTTCATGTACCGGCAGGGGTTTGACGACGTGTATCACCGGGTGGCGCAAATCCCGGACGGTGTGCCGATGAATATGCGGCGGGTGATCATCAAAGCGATTCACCGCTCATCAAAACCGGATTTGGCGATAGAAGTGGCGATGGAGGCCGGACGACGCGGTGTTGATGCCGTTCCGGGCCTGCTGCGTAAGATGTTTTCCCGCGTGCTATGGCTGGCACGCGGGCGGGCAGATTAG
- the hcr gene encoding NADH oxidoreductase, with protein sequence MTMPTPQCPWRMQVHHITQETPDVWTLSLLCHDAWPYRAGQYALVSIRNSADTLRAYTLSSTPGVSEFITLTVRRIDDGTGSEWLTRDVKRGDYLWLSDAQGDFTCDDKPTDKLLLLAAGCGVTPVMSMRRWLAKNRPDADVQVIFSVRSPEEVIFADEWRHYPVTIVAENNATHGFVAGRLSQAMLESVPNLAARTVMTCGPAPYMEWVEENVKRLGVTRFYKEKFFTPVATAATSGLKFTQLHPAKEFYAPVGTTLLEALESNKVPVNAACRAGVCGSCKTQVVSGEYTVTSTMTLTGEEQKQGYVLACSCHPQGDLVLA encoded by the coding sequence ATGACCATGCCAACTCCACAATGCCCGTGGCGGATGCAGGTGCATCACATCACCCAGGAAACGCCGGATGTATGGACCCTGTCGCTGCTGTGTCACGATGCCTGGCCATATCGCGCCGGGCAGTATGCGCTGGTGAGCATCCGTAATTCTGCGGATACGCTGCGCGCGTACACGCTGTCGTCCACGCCGGGCGTGAGCGAGTTCATCACCCTCACCGTGCGCCGCATTGACGATGGCACAGGCTCTGAATGGCTGACCCGCGATGTCAAACGCGGCGACTATCTGTGGTTGTCCGATGCGCAAGGTGATTTTACCTGTGACGATAAACCCACCGACAAACTGCTGCTCCTGGCGGCAGGTTGCGGCGTCACGCCGGTAATGTCGATGCGGCGCTGGCTAGCGAAAAATCGCCCTGACGCTGACGTGCAGGTGATCTTCAGCGTCCGTTCGCCGGAAGAGGTGATTTTTGCTGACGAGTGGCGGCACTATCCGGTCACGATAGTGGCGGAAAACAATGCCACGCACGGTTTTGTCGCCGGGCGTTTAAGCCAGGCCATGCTTGAAAGCGTGCCGAATCTGGCAGCGCGGACGGTCATGACCTGCGGGCCTGCGCCGTATATGGAGTGGGTGGAAGAGAACGTGAAGCGGCTCGGCGTGACGCGTTTCTACAAAGAAAAATTCTTCACGCCGGTCGCAACAGCCGCCACTAGCGGGCTGAAATTCACCCAACTGCACCCGGCAAAAGAATTTTATGCGCCGGTCGGCACCACGCTTCTGGAGGCGCTGGAAAGCAATAAGGTGCCGGTGAATGCCGCCTGTCGCGCCGGTGTTTGCGGGAGTTGTAAAACGCAGGTGGTCAGCGGGGAGTATACCGTTACCAGCACTATGACCTTGACCGGGGAAGAACAGAAACAGGGCTACGTGCTGGCCTGTTCCTGTCATCCTCAGGGCGATTTAGTGCTCGCCTGA